In Musa acuminata AAA Group cultivar baxijiao chromosome BXJ3-9, Cavendish_Baxijiao_AAA, whole genome shotgun sequence, a single genomic region encodes these proteins:
- the LOC103997459 gene encoding amino acid permease 6, whose translation MEKSTVTDIEHGDHERRGTVWTATAHIVAALIGSGVLALAWSVAQLGWIVGPLVLLGFSCVTYYTAVLLTNCYRFPDPVDGTINRAYIDAVRSYLGPKHVFLCGCAQYVNLWGTLVGYTITASTSMIAVKRANCFHRNGHSARCDASGNTFMVVFGLFQLVLSQFPSLENITWLSVVAVATSFGYSFIGLGLCMGKWASHGEFRGTLAGTSDVAASDKAFDVLLALGNVAFAYTFADVLIEIQDTLKSPPPENKSMKRATFNGIGLTTVFYLLLGCIGYAAFGNDAPGNILTGFGFYEPFWLVDIANICVIVHLIGAYQVYAQPIFARFENYLLFQWPDNKFIRKTYSVRVPFMEVGGSWSFTLSKLVLRTIFIMFTTLVAMLLPFFNAVLGLIGALGFWPLAVYFPVSMHMAQEKIQRGALKWFALQGLSFFCLLVSVAASIGSVADIVHNLKAAAPFKTVY comes from the exons ATGGAGAAGAGCACAGTGACGGACATTGAGCATGGCGACCATGAAAGACGAG GAACTGTGTGGACTGCGACAGCCCACATCGTCGCTGCACTGATCGGCTCCGGTGTTTTGGCGCTCGCATGGAGTGTTGCTCAGCTGGGGTGGATCGTCGGCCCTCTCGTTCTCCTCGGCTTCTCCTGCGTCACCTACTACACCGCGGTTCTCCTTACCAACTGCTACAGGTTCCCAGATCCTGTCGATGGAACCATAAATCGTGCCTACATCGATGCAGTCAGATCATACTTGG GTCCTAAGCATGTGTTCTTGTGTGGATGTGCTCAGTATGTCAACCTCTGGGGGACTCTTGTGGGCTACACCATTACAGCCAGCACGAGCATGAT CGCGGTGAAGCGCGCGAATTGCTTCCACCGGAACGGGCACAGCGCAAGATGTGACGCATCTGGCAACACCTTCATGGTGGTGTTCGGCCTCTTCCAGCTGGTGTTGTCTCAGTTCCCCAGCTTGGAGAACATAACGTGGCTGTCGGTGGTCGCGGTGGCGACGTCGTTCGGTTACTCCTTCATCGGCCTCGGCCTGTGCATGGGCAAGTGGGCTTCTCATGGTGAGTTCAGGGGGACGTTGGCTGGTACCAGCGATGTGGCCGCAAGTGACAAGGCGTTCGATGTGCTCCTCGCGCTGGGGAATGTAGCTTTCGCTTACACTTTTGCTGATGTCTTGATTGAGATCCAG GACACCTTGAAGTCACCTCCTCCGGAGAACAAATCGATGAAAAGGGCGACGTTCAACGGGATTGGGCTCACCACCGTTTTCTACCTCCTGCTTGGCTGCATAGGGTACGCTGCATTCGGTAACGATGCTCCCGGCAACATCCTAACTGGGTTCGGCTTCTACGAGCCCTTTTGGCTCGTCGACATAGCCAACATATGTGTCATCGTCCACCTCATCGGGGCATATCAG GTGTACGCGCAGCCAATCTTCGCCAGGTTTGAGAACTACCTGTTGTTCCAGTGGCCGGACAACAAGTTCATCCGCAAGACCTACTCGGTGCGAGTGCCGTTCATGGAAGTTGGTGGCTCGTGGAGCTTCACGCTGTCGAAGCTCGTCTTGAGGACCATCTTCATCATGTTCACGACGCTGGTCGCCATGCTGCTGCCATTCTTCAACGCTGTTCTGGGTCTGATAGGCGCTCTGGGCTTCTGGCCACTGGCCGTTTACTTCCCGGTGAGCATGCACATGGCTCAGGAGAAGATCCAAAGGGGAGCACTCAAGTGGTTTGCCCTGCAGGGCTTAAGTTTCTTCTGCCTGCTTGTCTCTGTTGCTGCTAGCATTGGTTCTGTGGCAGACATTGTGCATAATCTCAAGGCAGCTGCCCCTTTCAAGACTGTGTATTAG